A single window of Methylomarinum sp. Ch1-1 DNA harbors:
- the thiS gene encoding sulfur carrier protein ThiS, whose protein sequence is MKISVNGEMREYSENSSVSDVVADLGLNGKRIAVELNKEILPFDQYNSKKLQADDRLEIVQAIGGGQDDFFTIAGKQYHSRLLVGTGKYKDLEETRLAIEASGAEIVTVAIRRTNIGQNADEPNLLDVISPDKYTILPNTAGCFTADDAVRTCRLSRELLGGHKLVKLEVLADQKTLFPDVAETYVAAELLVKDGFDVMVYTNDDPIAAKRLEDIGCVAVMPLAAPIGSGLGIRNPHNILTIVENANVPILVDAGVGTASDAAIAMELGCDGVLMNTAIAAAKNPVLMASAMKKGIEAGREAFLAGRMPRKRFASASSPIDGMFL, encoded by the coding sequence ATGAAAATATCTGTAAATGGAGAGATGCGGGAATACAGTGAAAACAGTTCGGTCTCCGATGTCGTAGCCGACCTGGGTTTGAACGGAAAACGCATTGCCGTCGAGTTGAACAAAGAAATTCTGCCTTTTGATCAATACAACAGCAAAAAGCTGCAGGCGGACGACCGTCTGGAAATCGTTCAAGCGATCGGCGGCGGCCAAGATGACTTCTTTACAATAGCTGGGAAACAATACCATTCCAGATTATTGGTCGGCACCGGTAAATACAAGGACTTGGAAGAAACCCGTCTAGCGATAGAAGCCAGCGGAGCGGAAATCGTCACGGTCGCGATACGTCGCACCAATATCGGTCAGAATGCCGACGAGCCGAATTTGCTGGATGTCATTTCACCGGACAAATACACGATATTGCCGAATACCGCCGGTTGTTTTACCGCCGATGATGCAGTCAGAACCTGCCGTCTGTCCAGGGAACTATTGGGCGGACATAAATTGGTCAAACTGGAAGTATTGGCCGACCAAAAAACCTTGTTCCCCGATGTGGCGGAAACCTATGTCGCCGCCGAACTGCTGGTCAAGGATGGATTCGATGTGATGGTGTATACCAACGACGATCCGATTGCCGCGAAAAGACTGGAAGACATCGGTTGTGTCGCAGTGATGCCATTGGCAGCACCCATCGGTTCCGGTCTGGGCATACGCAACCCGCATAATATTCTGACTATCGTTGAAAACGCCAATGTGCCGATTCTGGTCGACGCCGGCGTCGGCACCGCATCCGACGCGGCGATTGCGATGGAACTGGGTTGTGATGGCGTATTGATGAACACCGCCATCGCCGCTGCCAAAAATCCGGTATTGATGGCGTCGGCAATGAAAAAAGGCATCGAAGCGGGCAGGGAAGCGTTTCTGGCCGGCCGCATGCCAAGAAAACGCTTCGCTTCGGCTTCATCCCCGATAGACGGAATGTTTCTTTAA
- the aroG gene encoding 3-deoxy-7-phosphoheptulonate synthase AroG, with protein sequence MLSKYTTDDLRISETKEVVAPVQVHDEIPITDEAASTTLEARQAIHNILTGEDDRLLVVIGPCSIHDPKAAVEYAQRLKEMKDKLADDLLIVMRVYFEKPRTTVGWKGLINDPELNSSFNINKGLRIARQLLLDINNLGMPAATEYLDLITPQYVSDLIAWGAIGARTTESQVHRELSSGLSCPVGFKNATDGSIKIAIDAIGAAMSPHHFLSVTKEGRSAIFSTRGNEDVHIILRGGNDSPNYDAVNVEKVSEGLEGAGLRPNIMIDFSHANCLKQFQRQLVVAEDVGQQIARGDSRIIGAMVESHLKGGRQDVVEGKELVYGQSITDGCLGWNDSVKLLNDLAVAVHKRRTIEK encoded by the coding sequence ATGTTAAGTAAATATACCACCGATGATTTAAGAATTAGTGAGACCAAGGAAGTCGTTGCGCCGGTTCAGGTTCATGATGAAATACCGATCACCGACGAAGCCGCCTCGACCACATTGGAGGCCAGGCAGGCTATCCATAACATTTTAACCGGTGAAGATGATCGTTTGCTGGTCGTGATCGGGCCCTGCTCGATCCATGATCCCAAGGCCGCCGTCGAATACGCGCAACGCCTGAAGGAAATGAAAGACAAATTGGCTGACGATTTGCTCATCGTGATGCGGGTCTATTTCGAGAAACCACGCACCACAGTCGGTTGGAAAGGTTTGATCAACGATCCGGAACTAAATTCCAGTTTCAATATCAATAAAGGCTTGAGAATTGCCCGCCAGCTGTTGCTGGACATCAATAACCTGGGCATGCCGGCGGCGACCGAATATCTGGATTTGATTACCCCTCAATATGTCTCGGATCTGATTGCCTGGGGCGCTATCGGCGCCCGAACCACCGAAAGCCAGGTCCATCGCGAATTATCGTCTGGCTTGTCTTGCCCGGTTGGTTTTAAAAATGCCACCGACGGTTCGATCAAAATCGCCATAGACGCGATCGGCGCGGCGATGAGCCCGCACCATTTCTTATCGGTGACTAAAGAAGGGCGTTCGGCGATTTTCTCGACCCGGGGAAACGAAGACGTGCACATCATCTTAAGGGGCGGCAATGACTCGCCGAATTATGATGCGGTCAATGTCGAAAAAGTGTCGGAAGGCTTGGAAGGCGCTGGATTAAGGCCGAATATCATGATCGATTTCAGTCACGCCAACTGCCTGAAACAATTTCAACGACAATTGGTCGTGGCCGAGGATGTCGGTCAACAAATCGCCCGAGGCGACAGCCGCATCATCGGCGCGATGGTGGAAAGTCACCTGAAAGGCGGCCGCCAAGATGTCGTTGAAGGCAAGGAACTGGTTTATGGACAAAGTATCACCGATGGCTGCCTGGGCTGGAACGACAGCGTTAAGCTGCTGAATGATCTTGCCGTCGCCGTGCATAAACGCCGTACCATAGAAAAATAG
- a CDS encoding DUF3450 domain-containing protein: MTFSHRKPLLITIAAVVGLFSATLHSDPLSQAIQVETATNKAAIKSQQKIDALSEKTQKMLEQYRAATHQTKSLRTYNKHLKDLLNSQQQEKESLQRQLQEIETTQHEIVPLLLRMLDSLDKFIQLDMPFLREERQQRLAELKAMVVRADVSNAEKYRRIMEAYQIENEYGNTIEAYRAELELNGVTSSVDFLRLGRLALYYQRLDGSETGYWNKEQKKWQVLSSEYRNTIRNGLRIARKEAAPDLLTLPIPAVEASQ, translated from the coding sequence ATGACTTTTTCTCATCGAAAGCCGCTGCTGATCACAATCGCGGCAGTCGTCGGCCTTTTCTCCGCCACCCTACATTCAGATCCTCTCTCTCAAGCGATCCAGGTCGAAACGGCCACCAATAAAGCCGCCATCAAATCGCAACAAAAAATTGACGCGTTAAGCGAGAAGACCCAAAAGATGCTTGAACAGTACCGGGCTGCAACTCATCAGACCAAGAGCCTGCGCACCTATAACAAGCATTTAAAGGACTTGCTGAATTCCCAGCAACAGGAGAAAGAGTCCTTGCAACGGCAATTACAGGAAATCGAAACCACCCAGCATGAAATTGTGCCGTTATTGCTGCGCATGTTGGATAGCTTGGATAAATTCATTCAACTGGATATGCCGTTTCTGCGCGAAGAGCGCCAACAACGCCTGGCGGAATTAAAGGCGATGGTGGTCAGGGCCGATGTCAGCAATGCGGAAAAATACCGTCGCATCATGGAAGCCTATCAAATTGAAAATGAGTACGGCAATACTATCGAGGCCTATCGCGCCGAGCTGGAGTTAAACGGCGTGACCAGTTCGGTCGATTTTCTGCGCCTGGGACGGCTCGCGCTTTATTACCAACGTCTGGACGGCAGCGAAACCGGCTATTGGAATAAAGAACAAAAAAAATGGCAAGTGTTGTCATCAGAATATCGCAATACCATTCGTAATGGTTTGCGTATCGCTAGAAAAGAAGCGGCGCCGGATTTGTTAACGCTGCCGATTCCCGCAGTGGAGGCAAGTCAATGA